From the Sandaracinaceae bacterium genome, one window contains:
- a CDS encoding imelysin family protein → MTSRTSPTARHSLALLLSLLTCFVGCDGTEAPLDASDPGEGGSGDPSALRREVLGALGENVILPTLREFAAQAEALEAAAGAYAADPSDENRAAAQAAWRDAAASWQQAELMQVGPAGMAGTGCGVVGAMELRDEIYSWSLTSTCRIDQETVAETHADPALLDAELVNVRGLDAMEYLLFVETDDNTCGALSPINDAGTWEAERANIRQRRATYAHTAAQLVLEEARGLRDAWEPSGGDFLADWRGAGTDGSAYDTSQRALDDLATAMLYLDNATRDMKVGDPAGITCMDASCIDSLETPFANHDKEAVLANLEAFGRLFHGESPDSMGLGIDDLLLAIGADALVADLGAALTAATEAVEAIPGTLREAIEADAPEVMAAYAALGTAQRLFKVDVVTALDIDVQSCTPGDND, encoded by the coding sequence ATGACGTCCCGCACCTCGCCGACCGCGCGCCACTCGCTCGCGCTGCTCCTGTCCTTGCTCACGTGCTTCGTGGGCTGTGACGGCACGGAGGCGCCACTCGACGCGTCCGATCCGGGCGAAGGCGGCTCGGGGGATCCGTCGGCGCTGCGGCGCGAGGTGCTGGGGGCGCTCGGAGAGAACGTCATCCTCCCGACCCTGCGGGAGTTCGCGGCGCAGGCGGAGGCGCTCGAGGCCGCCGCCGGCGCGTACGCGGCCGATCCCTCGGACGAGAACCGCGCCGCCGCGCAGGCCGCGTGGCGCGACGCGGCGGCCTCGTGGCAGCAGGCGGAGCTCATGCAGGTCGGCCCGGCGGGCATGGCCGGCACCGGCTGCGGCGTGGTGGGGGCGATGGAGCTCCGGGACGAGATCTACTCGTGGAGCCTCACGAGCACCTGTCGCATCGATCAGGAGACGGTCGCCGAGACGCACGCGGACCCTGCGCTCCTCGACGCGGAGCTGGTGAACGTGCGCGGGCTCGACGCGATGGAGTACCTGCTCTTCGTGGAGACCGACGACAACACCTGCGGGGCGCTCTCGCCGATCAACGACGCGGGGACCTGGGAGGCCGAGCGGGCGAACATCCGTCAGCGCCGCGCGACCTACGCCCACACCGCCGCGCAGCTCGTGCTCGAGGAGGCGCGCGGCCTGAGGGACGCGTGGGAGCCGAGCGGGGGCGACTTCCTCGCCGACTGGCGCGGCGCGGGGACCGATGGCTCCGCCTATGACACCTCGCAGCGCGCCCTCGACGACCTCGCCACCGCGATGCTCTACCTGGACAACGCGACGCGAGACATGAAGGTGGGCGACCCGGCGGGGATCACCTGCATGGACGCGAGCTGCATCGACTCGCTCGAGACGCCGTTCGCCAACCACGACAAGGAGGCCGTCCTCGCCAACCTCGAGGCGTTCGGGCGGCTCTTCCACGGCGAGTCCCCCGACTCGATGGGGCTCGGGATCGACGACCTGCTCCTCGCCATCGGGGCCGACGCGCTCGTGGCGGACCTCGGCGCCGCCCTCACCGCCGCGACGGAGGCGGTCGAGGCGATCCCGGGGACGCTCCGCGAGGCCATCGAGGCGGACGCGCCCGAGGTCATGGCCGCCTACGCCGCGCTCGGCACCGCGCAGCGCCTGTTCAAGGTGGACGTGGTGACCGCCCTCGACATCGACGTCCAGTCCTGCACGCCGGGCGACAACGACTGA